The Centroberyx gerrardi isolate f3 chromosome 12, fCenGer3.hap1.cur.20231027, whole genome shotgun sequence genome has a window encoding:
- the LOC139930332 gene encoding complement C1q-like protein 4 yields the protein MARLAPLLRLLALACLALTGTAQPGSAQPGTARPGTARPGTARPGSARPDSQAELRAVRAAVEELKTERQVATLTAMNARLEAAEKELKAIKDTPKVAFAASLGGNGLQKTTDGSKVLIYKDVLTNVGGAYSSETGEFTAPVRGVYYVRFTANAPTDYPMSAALYKNDARIQLIVHEQPSGEGSDTASNGAALLLEAGDKLSLQLWHETQIWDNSNHHSTFSGFLLFPM from the exons ATGGCCCGACTCGCCCCCCTTCTGCGGCTGCTGGCCCTGGCCTGCCTGGCTCTGACCGGCACGGCTCAGCCCGGCTCGGCTCAGCCCGGCACGGCTCGGCCCGGCACGGCTCGGCCCGGCACGGCTCGGCCCGGCTCGGCTCGGCCCGACAGCCAGGCCGAGCTGCGGGCCGTCCGGGCCGccgtggaggagctgaagaccGAGAGGCAGG TTGCCACGCTCACAGCGATGAACGCGCGGCTGGAGGCGGCCGAGAAGGAACTGAAGGCGATCAAAG ATACACCTAAAGTGGCGTTCGCCGCCTCGCTGGGAGGAAACGGCCTCCAGAAGACGACGGACGGCAGCAAAGTCCTGATCTATAAGGACGTCCTGACCAACGTGGGCGGGGCTTACAGCTCTGAGACAG gtgaATTCACAGCGCCGGTTCGTGGCGTCTACTACGTCCGCTTCACCGCCAACGCCCCCACCGACTACCCCATGAGCGCCGCGCTCTACAAGAACGACGCCCGGATCCAGCTGATCGTCCACGAGCAGCCGTCCGGCGAGGGCAGCGACACGGCGTCCAACGGCGCCGCCCTGCTGCTGGAGGCCGGCGACAAGCTCTCCCTGCAGCTGTGGCACGAGACCCAGATCTGGGACAACAGCAACCACCACAGCACCTTCAGCGGCTTCCTGCTCTTCCCCATGTGA